A region of Centropristis striata isolate RG_2023a ecotype Rhode Island chromosome 17, C.striata_1.0, whole genome shotgun sequence DNA encodes the following proteins:
- the zgc:101810 gene encoding actin-related protein 2, protein MDSQGRKVVVCDNGTGFVKCGFAGSNFPDHIFPAMVGRPIIRSTTKVGNIEIKDLMVGDEASECRSMLEIAYPMENGMVRSWEDMLHLWDYTFGPDRLDLDPKECKILLTEPPMNPMKNREKITEVMFEKYQFHGIYVAIQAVLTLYAQGLLTGVVLDSGDGVTHICPVYEGFSLPHLTRRLDIAGRDITRYLIKLLLLRGYAFNHTADFETVRMLKEKLCYVGYDIEQEQRLAEETTYLVESFTLPDGRQVKVGGERFGAPEALFQPHLINVEGAGVAELLFNTIQAADMDLRSDFYKHIVLSGGTTMYPGLPSRLEREIKQLYLERVLDGNTAKLSKFKIRIEDPPRRKHMVFLGGAVLANIMKDKDSFWLSRAEYEEKGLGVLQKLGGGVR, encoded by the exons ATGGACAGCCAGGGGAGAAAAGTGGTGGTCTGTGACAATGGGACAGGG TTCGTCAAGTGTGGCTTTGCTGGATCCAACTTCCCCGACCACATCTTCCCCGCCATGGTGGGTCGACCAATCATACGCTCGACCACCAAAGTTGGCAACATTGAGATAAAG GACCTGATGGTGGGCGACGAGGCCAGCGAATGCCGCTCCATGCTGGAGATCGCCTACCCCATGGAGAACGGAATGGTGCGCAGCTGGGAGGACATGCTCCACCTGTGGGACTACACCTTCGGGCCCGACCGCCTGGACCTCGACCCAAAAGAGTGCAAG ATCCTGCTGACTGAGCCGCCCATGAATCCCATGAAGAACCGGGAGAAGATAACGGAGGTCATGTTTGAGAAGTACCAGTTCCACGGCATTTATGTGGCGATTCAGGCTGTGCTCACTCTCTATGCTCAGG GATTGCTGACTGGTGTGGTTTTGGACTCTGGGGATGGTGTCACCCACATCTGTCCTGTGTACGAGGGCTTTTCTTTGCCCCACCTGACACGCAGGCTGGACATCGCAGGACGTGACATCACACGGTACCTCATTAAG CTCCTGCTTCTCCGTGGTTACGCCTTCAACCACACTGCTGACTTTGAGACTGTGCGTATGCTGAAGGAGAAGCTCTGCTATGTGGGATACGACATCGAGCAGGAGCAGCGCCTGGCTGAGGAGACCACCTACCTGGTGGAGTCGTTCACG CTCCCTGACGGCCGGCAGGTGAaggtgggtggagagaggtTCGGGGCCCCTGAAGCTCTCTTCCAGCCTCATCTCATCAACGTGGAGGGAGCCGGAGTGGCTGAGCTGCTTTTCAACACCATCCAGGCTGCAGACATGGACCTGAG gtCGGACTTCTATAAGCACATCGTCCTGTCCGGAGGCACCACCATGTACCCCGGGCTTCCATCCAGACTGGAGAGAGAGATCAAGCAGCTCTACCTGGAGAGAGTCCTGGACGGAAACACCGCTAAACTCTCA AAGTTTAAGATCCGCATCGAGGACCCTCCCCGGCGTAAACACATGGTGTTCCTGGGCGGCGCCGTGCTCGCCAACATCATGAAGGACAAGGATTCCTTCTGGCTGAGCAGGGCGGAGTATGAGGAGAAAGGTCTGGGGGTGCTGCAGAAACTTGGAGGTGGAGTCAGATAA
- the six7 gene encoding SIX homeobox 7, with protein sequence MFPLPMFTPDQVARVCENLEETGDIERLGRFLWSLPAAVPGSAGEALNRHESVMRARALVAFHGGNFEGLYQILQSHRFTRESHAKLQDLWLDAHYREAERLRGRPLGPVEKYRIRKKFPLPRTIWDGEQKTHCFKERTRSLLREWYLQDPYPNPSRKRHLAQATGLTPTQVGNWFKNRRQRDRAASAKNRLQQDSSLMPSGSLPDGSIQDRRHHPHMLPPSPRQLGSPEASDSSLENERRGTGASTPDISVSSDSEFES encoded by the exons ATGTTTCCACTGCCGATGTTCACACCGGACCAGGTGGCTCGAGTGTGCGAGAACTTGGAGGAGACCGGGGACATCGAGCGCCTCGGCAGGTTCCTGTGGTCCCTGCCCGCCGCCGTGCCAGGCTCCGCCGGGGAGGCGCTGAACCGACACGAGTCCGTGATGCGAGCGAGAGCGCTGGTCGCCTTCCACGGCGGGAACTTTGAGGGGCTTTACCAGATCCTCCAGAGCCACCGGTTTACGCGCGAGTCGCACGCAAAGCTTCAAGACCTGTGGCTGGACGCGCACTACCGAGAGGCTGAGAGGCTCCGGGGCCGGCCGCTGGGCCCGGTGGAGAAGTACCGGATCCGCAAGAAGTTCCCCCTGCCACGCACCATCTGGGACGGCGAGCAGAAGACGCACTGCTTTAAG GAGAGAACCCGCAGTCTGTTGAGAGAGTGGTACCTCCAAGACCCCTACCCCAACCCGTCCAGGAAACGCCACCTGGCCCAGGCCACGGGACTCACGCCCACACAGGTCGGCAACTGGTTCAAGAACCGCCGCCAAAGAGACCGCGCCGCATCTGCAAAGAACAG ACTGCAGCAGGACTCTTCCCTCATGCCCTCTGGGAGCTTACCTGACGGCTCCATTCAGGACCGCCGCCATCACCCCCACATGTTGCCTCCCTCTCCTCGCCAGCTGGGCAGCCCGGAGGCCAGCGACAGTAGCCTGGAGAACGAGCGCAGAGGAACAGGAGCCTCCACCCCGGACATTTCCGTCAGCAGCGACAGCGAGTTTGAGTCTTGA